One Peribacillus simplex NBRC 15720 = DSM 1321 genomic region harbors:
- a CDS encoding aldehyde dehydrogenase family protein, with translation MSKLANQLKSMKQYLMINGEKVKTVSYAPLYSPYSGEEIAQIAMADKELTEKAIAAAYNAREVMAKMPAYQRADILERAVALLMENAEEAAEIISRESAKPIMFAKAEVGRTIETYKFSAEEAKRIHGETIPFDAAIGGVGRIGYTLREPIGVIGAITPFNFPMNLVAHKVGPAIAAGNTIVLKPASQTPLSALFIAEIFEKAGLPAGVLNVVTGPGSTVGEAIVENDRVSMITFTGSPSVGIGIRNKAGLKKTTLELGSNSALIIDKDIDIDQIIDRCIMGAFSNQGQVCISLQRVYAHEEVYEEFVEKFTAAAKKLRIGDPLDPDTYISSLISKGEAARVLGWIEETKGSKATIAAGGKLQGDILEPTIITDADHTLKVSCQEAFAPVVIVNKVGSVNEAIDQVNDSRFGLQAGIYTNNVKNALYASRELHVGGVIINDVPTYRVDQMPYGGVKESGTGREGIKYAVEEMTEMKLVVWNQD, from the coding sequence ATGAGTAAATTAGCGAATCAATTGAAATCAATGAAACAATATCTGATGATCAATGGTGAAAAAGTCAAAACGGTAAGCTATGCTCCGCTATATTCCCCTTATTCCGGGGAAGAAATCGCCCAAATTGCCATGGCGGATAAAGAGCTGACCGAAAAGGCGATTGCAGCCGCCTACAATGCACGCGAAGTCATGGCAAAAATGCCAGCTTATCAAAGGGCGGATATATTGGAGAGGGCTGTCGCGTTATTAATGGAGAATGCGGAAGAAGCGGCGGAAATCATATCCCGTGAATCAGCCAAACCGATCATGTTCGCAAAAGCGGAAGTTGGAAGGACCATCGAAACGTATAAGTTCTCGGCTGAAGAAGCTAAAAGGATTCACGGTGAAACGATTCCTTTTGATGCAGCCATAGGCGGGGTTGGCCGAATTGGTTACACGTTAAGAGAGCCGATCGGGGTAATTGGTGCCATCACCCCGTTTAACTTCCCAATGAACTTAGTGGCGCATAAAGTCGGACCGGCAATAGCTGCAGGGAACACCATTGTGTTGAAGCCAGCTTCGCAAACTCCGCTTTCCGCACTTTTCATAGCAGAAATCTTTGAAAAAGCGGGTTTGCCGGCTGGCGTACTTAATGTAGTGACGGGTCCGGGCAGCACGGTTGGAGAAGCGATTGTAGAAAACGATCGGGTAAGCATGATCACATTCACAGGCAGCCCAAGCGTAGGAATCGGCATCCGCAACAAAGCGGGTCTGAAAAAGACCACCCTTGAACTTGGCTCGAACTCGGCTTTAATCATTGATAAAGATATAGATATCGATCAAATTATCGATCGTTGCATCATGGGTGCCTTCTCCAATCAGGGGCAAGTCTGTATTTCATTGCAACGTGTATATGCACATGAAGAAGTGTATGAAGAGTTTGTCGAAAAATTCACTGCAGCGGCCAAAAAACTTAGAATTGGCGATCCATTGGATCCGGATACGTATATTTCCTCCCTAATCTCCAAAGGGGAAGCGGCCCGTGTATTGGGCTGGATTGAGGAAACTAAAGGGAGTAAGGCAACGATCGCTGCAGGGGGGAAATTGCAAGGTGACATTCTTGAACCGACAATCATTACAGATGCGGATCATACGCTAAAAGTTTCATGTCAGGAAGCATTTGCTCCGGTTGTCATTGTAAATAAAGTGGGTTCAGTGAACGAAGCGATTGATCAAGTGAATGATTCCCGCTTTGGCTTGCAGGCCGGGATATACACAAACAATGTGAAAAACGCATTGTACGCTTCACGGGAATTGCATGTAGGCGGTGTGATCATAAATGATGTGCCGACCTATCGTGTCGACCAAATGCCATACGGCGGAGTAAAAGAAAGCGGCACTGGTCGTGAAGGCATTAAATACGCTGTGGAAGAAATGACCGAAATGAAATTGGTCGTTTGGAACCAAGACTGA
- a CDS encoding DUF3311 domain-containing protein, with the protein MKKIIVLLSVIPAIGSLSVVNRVEPYIFGLPFIIFWSTAWLILTSICLYISSVICDRKEENK; encoded by the coding sequence TTGAAGAAAATCATTGTGCTGCTCAGCGTCATACCCGCAATTGGCTCATTATCTGTGGTTAACCGTGTGGAGCCATATATATTCGGTTTGCCATTCATTATCTTTTGGTCCACAGCCTGGCTTATTTTGACATCCATCTGCCTTTATATTAGCAGTGTGATCTGTGATAGAAAGGAGGAGAATAAATGA
- a CDS encoding tartrate dehydrogenase translates to MKQFKIAVIAGDGIGPEVINEGIKVLKKVAELDSGFQLDFTYFPWGCEFYAENGRMMDDDGIDKLKAFDAIYLGAVGFPGVPDHISLWELLLKIRKSFDQYVNIRPVTLLKGAHLPLVDVKREDIDMLFIRENSEGEYSGAGDWLFKGQEHEVVLQNGVFSRKGTERIIRYAFETAKKEGRSLTSISKANALNYSMVFWDQVFEEVSREYPEVETASYLVDAAAMLMIKDPKRFEVVVTSNLFGDILTDLGAALAGGIGLAAGANINPEREFPSMFEPIHGSAPDIAGKGIGNPLASIWSASQMLDFFGYESHGKIVLDAMEQLLLEARVLTPDMNGTASTSEVGDRVTDIIESIILSKV, encoded by the coding sequence ATGAAACAATTCAAAATTGCCGTCATCGCAGGAGATGGCATTGGCCCTGAAGTGATTAATGAAGGCATAAAAGTATTAAAAAAAGTGGCTGAACTGGATTCAGGTTTTCAATTGGATTTCACATACTTCCCATGGGGCTGCGAATTTTATGCCGAAAATGGTAGAATGATGGATGATGATGGGATCGATAAGCTGAAAGCGTTTGACGCGATTTATTTGGGAGCTGTCGGATTTCCGGGCGTTCCAGACCATATTTCACTATGGGAGCTATTATTGAAAATCCGTAAAAGTTTTGATCAGTATGTCAATATCCGGCCCGTGACATTATTAAAAGGGGCTCACTTGCCTCTCGTTGATGTGAAACGTGAAGATATTGATATGCTGTTCATCCGCGAAAACAGTGAAGGTGAATATTCAGGCGCAGGAGATTGGCTGTTTAAAGGGCAGGAACATGAAGTTGTTCTGCAAAACGGTGTGTTTTCCCGTAAAGGGACGGAAAGGATCATCCGTTATGCTTTTGAAACCGCGAAAAAAGAAGGCAGATCGCTCACGAGCATTTCTAAAGCCAACGCCCTGAATTATTCGATGGTTTTCTGGGATCAGGTATTCGAAGAGGTCAGCAGGGAATATCCTGAAGTCGAAACGGCTTCATATCTTGTCGACGCAGCGGCAATGCTGATGATCAAAGACCCGAAGCGCTTTGAAGTCGTTGTCACTTCGAACCTGTTCGGTGATATTTTAACAGACTTAGGGGCTGCGCTTGCTGGAGGAATCGGCCTTGCTGCCGGTGCCAATATTAATCCTGAAAGGGAATTTCCATCGATGTTCGAACCAATTCATGGCTCAGCTCCTGACATTGCCGGCAAAGGTATCGGAAATCCGCTTGCTTCCATTTGGTCAGCAAGCCAAATGCTCGACTTTTTTGGCTATGAATCACATGGTAAGATTGTTCTTGATGCGATGGAGCAACTGTTGCTGGAAGCCCGGGTGCTCACGCCCGATATGAATGGCACGGCATCCACTTCCGAAGTGGGGGACCGGGTAACGGATATCATCGAGTCAATCATTTTATCCAAGGTCTGA
- a CDS encoding NAD(P)/FAD-dependent oxidoreductase has protein sequence MEEKYKVSDITIIGGGPVGLFTAFYAGMRQASVKIIESLPQLGGQLSALYPEKYIYDIAGFPKIQAQELIDRLMEQMGQFKTDICLNQSVETIVRTADGMFAITTSGGTHYTRAIIITAGNGAFQPRKLKIEGEERFENANLHYFVQNMNQFADKKVVVFGGGDSAVDWSLMLEPIAEKVTLIHRRDKFRAHEHSVERLKQSNVEVLTPYLPAGLIGDEKIEKVIVTDAKSGKTLELEVDDVLVNYGFVSSIGPIKDWGLEIENNSIVVNSKMETNIKGIYAAGDICTYEGKVKLIASGFGEAPTAVSNAKVHIDPSAKVQPLHSTSTMGGKEKSTTSV, from the coding sequence TTGGAAGAAAAGTATAAAGTCTCTGACATCACTATTATCGGTGGAGGGCCGGTTGGATTGTTCACCGCTTTTTATGCGGGGATGCGCCAAGCTTCAGTGAAAATCATTGAAAGTCTCCCTCAATTGGGAGGGCAGCTGTCTGCTTTGTACCCTGAAAAATACATTTATGATATTGCAGGTTTCCCGAAAATCCAGGCCCAAGAGCTCATCGATCGATTAATGGAACAAATGGGTCAATTCAAAACGGATATTTGTCTTAATCAATCTGTAGAGACCATTGTTCGTACTGCGGACGGGATGTTTGCCATTACGACATCCGGTGGAACACATTATACGAGAGCGATAATCATCACTGCTGGAAACGGGGCATTCCAGCCTCGGAAACTAAAAATCGAAGGCGAAGAAAGATTTGAAAATGCCAACCTTCATTATTTCGTCCAGAATATGAATCAATTCGCTGATAAGAAAGTGGTTGTGTTCGGTGGCGGTGACTCAGCGGTCGACTGGTCGCTAATGCTTGAACCGATAGCGGAAAAAGTGACACTCATTCACCGCAGGGATAAATTTCGTGCCCATGAACACAGTGTAGAGCGTTTGAAACAATCCAATGTGGAGGTCTTGACTCCTTATCTCCCAGCCGGACTGATCGGAGATGAAAAGATAGAAAAAGTGATTGTGACGGATGCGAAGAGTGGAAAAACGCTTGAATTGGAAGTCGATGACGTTCTCGTCAATTATGGATTCGTATCATCAATAGGGCCAATAAAGGATTGGGGTCTTGAAATTGAAAACAATTCCATCGTTGTCAATTCTAAAATGGAAACGAATATCAAAGGCATATACGCAGCAGGAGATATTTGCACGTACGAAGGTAAGGTGAAGCTGATTGCTAGCGGGTTCGGTGAAGCGCCAACAGCAGTGAGTAATGCAAAAGTTCATATCGACCCAAGTGCGAAAGTTCAGCCGCTGCACAGCACGAGCACAATGGGAGGAAAAGAGAAAAGCACAACGTCCGTTTAA
- a CDS encoding sigma-54 interaction domain-containing protein, giving the protein MKSTDSTESVEMTLQTLLKILDHSSDEIFVLDGEKRILYVNKACERHYGLKPTDVIGKYNEDLFEKGYWTPSIVPEVFKRKKPCYIKQQTYIGAELMTSAIPILNDAGEIELVVTTSTETQTYKMLKANEASGESKITHDEDETGRFITNSGKINRILTFCEKVAPTDSTILIQGESGTGKGVLAHFIHRISKRKSKPFLTINCAAIPEELLESELFGYSKGAFTGANKAGKLGLIESADGGTVFLDEIGEIPLALQAKLLQVIQDKQFIPVGGNEMKKVDIRIIAATNQNLIEMVNDKKFREDLFYRLNVIDIQLPPLRERKEDIIPLTYNFLNKFNDRYHENKVISEECLNLLIHYSWPGNVRQLENLIERLVLISDSVILMSDLPEMITENVEQMTQIDLPTSLDKALDETKRILIRKSYQTYKSSRKVAKDLSISQTKASALIREYCEDLMNK; this is encoded by the coding sequence ATGAAAAGTACGGATTCAACTGAAAGTGTCGAGATGACGCTCCAAACTCTATTAAAAATTCTTGATCATTCCTCAGATGAGATTTTCGTCCTTGACGGCGAAAAGCGGATTCTTTACGTCAACAAGGCATGTGAGCGACATTATGGGTTGAAACCTACTGATGTCATTGGCAAATATAATGAGGACTTATTTGAAAAAGGGTACTGGACGCCCTCCATCGTGCCTGAAGTATTTAAAAGGAAAAAGCCTTGCTACATTAAACAACAAACGTATATTGGGGCTGAATTGATGACATCAGCGATTCCAATTTTAAATGATGCGGGGGAAATTGAACTGGTCGTCACTACATCCACAGAAACACAAACGTATAAAATGTTAAAAGCAAATGAAGCAAGTGGCGAGTCAAAAATCACTCATGACGAAGATGAAACGGGGAGATTCATTACTAATAGCGGTAAAATCAACCGCATCCTCACTTTTTGTGAAAAAGTGGCGCCGACCGATTCGACTATTTTGATTCAGGGGGAATCTGGAACCGGAAAAGGAGTGCTTGCCCATTTCATCCACCGGATCAGTAAACGGAAAAGCAAACCTTTCCTGACAATCAACTGTGCTGCCATTCCGGAAGAGCTGCTCGAATCCGAATTATTCGGCTATTCAAAAGGTGCATTCACGGGTGCGAACAAAGCTGGAAAACTTGGATTGATTGAATCCGCAGATGGTGGCACTGTCTTTCTTGATGAAATTGGGGAAATACCGCTCGCTCTGCAGGCGAAGCTTCTCCAAGTAATCCAGGATAAACAATTCATACCCGTCGGCGGCAATGAAATGAAAAAAGTCGACATCCGCATCATCGCTGCAACAAACCAGAACTTGATCGAAATGGTTAATGATAAAAAATTCCGTGAAGATTTATTTTACCGTTTGAATGTGATTGATATTCAATTGCCTCCATTGCGAGAACGTAAAGAAGACATCATTCCCCTTACGTACAATTTTTTAAATAAGTTCAATGATAGATATCATGAAAATAAAGTCATTTCTGAAGAGTGCTTGAACCTATTAATTCATTATTCATGGCCAGGCAATGTGCGCCAGCTCGAAAACTTGATTGAAAGGTTGGTCTTAATAAGTGACTCCGTTATCCTAATGTCCGACTTGCCTGAAATGATAACCGAGAACGTTGAACAGATGACACAGATCGATCTCCCCACTTCTCTCGATAAAGCACTTGATGAAACGAAACGGATATTGATCAGGAAATCTTACCAAACATACAAGTCATCAAGAAAAGTCGCGAAGGATCTCTCTATCAGCCAAACGAAAGCCTCAGCATTGATCCGGGAGTACTGTGAGGATTTAATGAATAAATAG
- a CDS encoding sodium:solute symporter family protein — translation MNSSILIITITLALAFYLGIRAKKGREMKLDQWAVGGRNFGSLIMFVLMAGEMFSTFVFLGASGAAYRMGGPTIYIFCALTYIVPFWILPPIWRYAKKHNVLTQSDFFTKKYNSKSLGLLVAVIGVLSMIPYIVLQLKGFQIIVSEASYGLIPPTVAVWIGMLCVTVFVYVSGIHGSAWTAVLKDILILIVIVFLGIYLPIHYFGGIQPMFETLEATKPGFLLLPDEGLSISWYVSLCLTIALGQYMWPHCFGASLSSQNESALRKNSAILPLYQIILVFILFIGFTAVLQIPNLQGGDTDLALFKIAKDAFPPWIVGVVGAAGMLAALVPCSMLILTAATILSKNIYKAVKPDTSNEQLAKLTRIFVPIVSLVSLIFTFYGGNTMIALLTMAYSFVLQLFPPLVFSLLQRNPVSKAGASAGMILGVVLVAYFTLAEATMATLFPNAPHFIQDLDIGIVAITFNLIVMLAVSAFTRKNQQTILEEEPVKRIITS, via the coding sequence ATGAACAGTTCCATATTAATCATCACCATAACTCTTGCTTTGGCTTTTTACTTAGGTATCCGCGCAAAAAAGGGGCGCGAAATGAAGCTTGACCAGTGGGCAGTCGGGGGGAGGAACTTCGGTTCTTTAATCATGTTCGTTCTGATGGCAGGAGAGATGTTTTCGACTTTTGTGTTTCTTGGAGCCAGCGGAGCGGCATACCGTATGGGTGGTCCCACTATCTATATATTTTGCGCTCTTACTTACATCGTTCCTTTCTGGATTTTACCTCCAATTTGGCGCTATGCGAAAAAACATAATGTGCTGACGCAATCTGACTTTTTCACAAAAAAGTATAATAGTAAGTCATTGGGACTTCTGGTTGCTGTTATTGGAGTCCTATCAATGATTCCCTATATCGTATTACAATTAAAAGGCTTTCAGATCATTGTTTCCGAAGCATCATATGGATTGATTCCCCCAACGGTTGCCGTTTGGATTGGAATGCTCTGCGTAACTGTTTTTGTATATGTGTCAGGTATTCACGGTTCTGCGTGGACGGCAGTATTGAAAGATATCCTCATTCTTATCGTAATTGTGTTTTTGGGCATTTATTTGCCAATACATTACTTCGGTGGAATACAACCAATGTTCGAAACTCTAGAAGCAACAAAACCGGGATTCTTATTGCTTCCGGATGAAGGGTTGAGCATCTCTTGGTATGTTTCCCTTTGCCTGACCATCGCATTGGGCCAATATATGTGGCCGCATTGCTTTGGAGCGAGTTTATCTTCCCAAAACGAATCAGCTCTCAGGAAAAACTCTGCCATTTTACCTCTGTATCAAATCATTCTGGTTTTCATTCTTTTTATCGGTTTTACGGCGGTTTTGCAGATACCGAATTTACAAGGCGGAGATACGGACCTTGCCTTATTTAAAATCGCGAAAGATGCTTTCCCGCCCTGGATTGTTGGCGTTGTCGGAGCAGCAGGCATGCTTGCAGCCCTTGTACCATGTTCGATGTTAATCTTGACAGCAGCCACGATTTTATCAAAGAATATTTACAAAGCTGTTAAGCCTGACACATCGAATGAACAGCTTGCCAAACTAACCCGTATATTTGTTCCAATCGTATCATTAGTCTCCTTAATCTTTACATTCTATGGAGGTAATACGATGATTGCGTTACTGACCATGGCTTACAGTTTTGTCCTGCAACTTTTCCCTCCTTTAGTATTCAGCTTGCTACAGAGAAATCCGGTAAGTAAAGCGGGGGCCTCTGCAGGGATGATCTTAGGGGTGGTGTTGGTCGCTTACTTTACGCTGGCCGAGGCAACAATGGCCACTTTATTCCCAAATGCACCACATTTCATACAGGATCTTGATATAGGAATCGTCGCTATTACCTTTAACCTTATCGTCATGCTGGCTGTCAGTGCTTTTACAAGAAAGAACCAACAAACGATACTGGAAGAAGAACCGGTTAAACGAATAATCACTTCTTGA
- a CDS encoding CocE/NonD family hydrolase, which yields MMKKVEIVVEKNVPCTMRDGTVLYADVYRPNLTGHFPVLLTRLPYSKDLPLYSHRYLDTNRLVENGFVVIIQDVRGRFQSEGEFQPFSQEADDGYDTVEWAASLSYSTGKVGMFGLSYYGYTQLLAAEKKPPHLIAIFPAMTLNDQRNGTVYRNGAFALGLFETWTLESIVPDLLKRKYEKNKEMTSAFRKLADSLNNIEESYAYAPINDWPPLKVLDEDNFFFEHLNHPIEDETYWQNSSITEKFDRIQLPAFHLGGWYDCFIGPTLENYVEMNKVNGQLSKTQKLIVGPWSHGLFSSVQGERSFGVHASGDWINLEEDITTLHIRWFNHWLKGIDNGIVKEPPVKIFVMGTNVWRDEMEWPLERTEYTSYYLHSKGKANTKTGDGRLSREEQEGEKTDSYIYDPQNPVPTKGGATLFSGPLTMGPYDQSEIEKRNDVLVYTSDPLKEALEVTGPVKVKLFASTDAADTDFTAKLVNKSPDGTAIILTEGIVNAKYRNGHRAEKELNGEIVEYEINLWATSNVFLPGHRILLEISSSSFPQYAPNPNTGKSMIESSETKTARQTIYHSREFPSHILLPIIPTSEK from the coding sequence ATGATGAAAAAAGTTGAAATAGTTGTCGAAAAAAATGTGCCATGCACTATGAGGGACGGCACCGTACTTTATGCGGATGTATACAGACCTAATTTGACTGGGCATTTTCCGGTGTTATTGACCAGGCTTCCGTACAGTAAGGACTTACCGCTTTACTCCCATCGTTATTTGGACACAAATCGTCTTGTTGAAAATGGATTCGTTGTCATCATTCAGGATGTGAGAGGACGCTTTCAGTCAGAAGGAGAATTCCAGCCATTCAGCCAGGAAGCAGATGATGGATACGACACAGTGGAATGGGCGGCTTCACTCTCGTATTCCACGGGGAAAGTGGGCATGTTTGGCCTATCCTATTATGGATACACGCAACTGCTTGCAGCAGAAAAAAAACCTCCACACTTAATCGCCATTTTTCCAGCAATGACGCTGAATGACCAAAGAAATGGAACGGTTTATCGTAATGGGGCTTTTGCTCTCGGCCTTTTTGAAACGTGGACATTGGAATCGATTGTACCTGATTTGCTGAAGCGGAAGTATGAAAAAAATAAGGAAATGACTTCAGCATTTCGAAAGCTTGCTGACTCCCTCAACAATATTGAGGAATCGTATGCATATGCACCTATTAATGATTGGCCGCCATTAAAGGTTCTGGACGAAGATAACTTTTTCTTTGAACATTTGAATCACCCAATCGAAGACGAAACTTATTGGCAGAATTCAAGTATTACTGAGAAATTTGATAGGATACAGCTGCCTGCTTTTCATTTGGGCGGTTGGTATGATTGTTTTATCGGCCCTACTCTCGAAAATTACGTGGAAATGAACAAAGTGAATGGCCAATTAAGCAAAACTCAAAAACTAATTGTTGGACCATGGAGCCATGGCCTTTTTTCCTCGGTCCAGGGTGAACGCTCTTTTGGAGTGCACGCGTCTGGGGATTGGATTAACCTTGAAGAAGATATTACCACCCTTCATATTCGCTGGTTTAATCACTGGCTGAAAGGCATCGATAATGGGATTGTGAAGGAACCGCCCGTGAAAATATTTGTAATGGGGACTAATGTATGGCGTGATGAAATGGAATGGCCGCTTGAACGGACTGAATATACGAGTTATTATTTGCACAGTAAGGGAAAAGCGAATACGAAAACAGGTGATGGGCGCTTAAGCAGGGAGGAGCAGGAGGGTGAAAAGACGGATTCATATATATATGATCCCCAAAACCCTGTACCGACAAAGGGTGGAGCTACACTTTTTTCCGGCCCACTTACAATGGGGCCATATGATCAGAGCGAAATCGAAAAGCGGAACGACGTGCTCGTTTATACTTCAGATCCATTGAAAGAAGCACTTGAAGTAACAGGTCCGGTTAAAGTGAAGTTGTTTGCATCAACTGACGCAGCGGACACTGATTTTACTGCAAAGCTTGTGAATAAATCACCGGATGGCACAGCGATTATTTTAACCGAGGGAATCGTCAACGCAAAATACCGGAACGGCCATCGAGCTGAAAAAGAACTGAATGGGGAAATCGTTGAATACGAAATTAACTTGTGGGCTACAAGCAATGTCTTTCTTCCGGGGCATCGAATCTTGCTTGAAATTTCATCAAGTAGTTTTCCGCAATATGCCCCCAATCCGAATACAGGGAAATCAATGATTGAAAGCAGTGAAACAAAAACGGCCAGACAAACGATTTATCATAGCAGGGAATTTCCTTCTCACATTCTATTGCCAATCATTCCTACAAGTGAAAAATGA
- a CDS encoding anti-sigma factor has product MNTECANLLSFLSGELGEKEKKAFAEHLVQCSECTREYEQMTEAWNSLKWDFEEIEPSSSLKSEVMNFVFETDDEVPVRKEKNWSIYFFRQFTPVTSGLLLAVLVLVFVLLYSNIQLKKELAAINLPMEVKTALSLQPADKTAVNKNTDGAAYILQQGEERRLIVQIQNLPSLQESEVYQVWLLKDGKRTNAGTFKPDEAGTGSLTYKLSIKDKFNQIGITREPDSNSTKPRGEKIVGSS; this is encoded by the coding sequence ATGAATACAGAGTGCGCTAACCTGCTTTCATTTTTATCGGGTGAATTGGGAGAAAAAGAAAAAAAAGCATTCGCGGAACACTTAGTTCAATGCTCTGAATGCACTAGGGAGTATGAACAAATGACGGAAGCCTGGAATTCATTGAAATGGGATTTCGAAGAAATAGAACCTTCTTCTTCCCTGAAATCAGAGGTTATGAATTTCGTTTTTGAGACTGATGATGAAGTTCCGGTGAGAAAGGAAAAGAATTGGAGTATTTATTTCTTTAGGCAGTTTACACCAGTAACTTCAGGTCTCTTGCTTGCCGTTCTGGTTTTGGTGTTTGTGCTGTTATATTCCAATATTCAACTAAAAAAAGAACTTGCAGCTATCAATCTGCCAATGGAGGTTAAGACGGCTCTATCTCTGCAGCCTGCCGATAAAACGGCTGTAAATAAGAATACGGACGGAGCTGCATACATTTTGCAGCAAGGTGAAGAAAGAAGGTTAATCGTGCAGATCCAGAATTTGCCTAGCCTTCAAGAGTCCGAGGTGTATCAGGTGTGGTTGCTGAAAGATGGAAAACGGACAAATGCAGGAACTTTCAAGCCTGATGAAGCCGGCACGGGGTCATTGACATACAAACTGTCAATTAAAGATAAATTCAATCAAATTGGCATCACAAGAGAACCAGATTCTAATAGTACAAAACCGAGAGGCGAAAAAATAGTAGGATCTTCATAA
- a CDS encoding aromatic ring-hydroxylating oxygenase subunit alpha yields MAYNKVENVTNRTFERTLTYDKYTDPKVLEKEIDLVFSKSWQLVGHVSQLEKVGSFFTTEVANEPIIVNRGQDEVIRAFYNVCPHRATKLEKSESGKKKILQCSYHGWTFKLDGKLNKAPNFKGEDEACVQDACLRSVRMEILESLIFVNLDDNAKPLSESYGDFFDRLSKYPFLSELKRTSQKTRVIKANWKAFIDNYLECDHCHVAHPSFVAALDMDDYQIITCDNYSLQGSIVKPDKNYGTVDLNQAEMQGGSFFWLWPNLMLTIYPGPGNMATIQMVPIDHETTLAVYTYYFRDENLTQEEKDLVTFAEQVRQEDVELVELEQIGFRSRAFNKGRYSSSEKAIVQFHEMVLEALNE; encoded by the coding sequence ATGGCTTATAACAAAGTGGAAAATGTTACAAATCGTACATTTGAAAGAACATTGACATATGACAAATACACGGATCCGAAAGTTCTCGAAAAGGAAATCGATCTAGTATTCTCTAAATCTTGGCAGCTTGTGGGTCATGTCAGCCAATTGGAAAAAGTGGGATCATTCTTTACGACAGAAGTAGCCAATGAGCCGATCATAGTGAACCGCGGCCAGGATGAGGTGATCCGCGCTTTTTATAACGTTTGTCCGCATCGTGCTACTAAGCTTGAAAAAAGTGAATCAGGCAAGAAGAAAATTTTACAATGCAGTTATCATGGTTGGACGTTCAAATTGGATGGGAAATTGAACAAAGCGCCGAATTTTAAAGGAGAAGATGAAGCCTGTGTACAAGATGCCTGTTTACGTTCCGTTCGCATGGAAATCTTGGAATCTTTAATTTTTGTAAACTTGGATGATAATGCGAAACCTCTTAGCGAATCCTACGGCGATTTCTTTGACCGTTTAAGTAAATACCCGTTTTTAAGCGAGTTAAAAAGAACAAGCCAAAAAACGAGGGTGATTAAGGCAAACTGGAAAGCGTTCATAGATAACTATTTAGAATGTGACCATTGTCATGTAGCACATCCAAGCTTTGTTGCAGCACTAGATATGGATGATTACCAAATCATTACTTGCGATAACTATTCACTGCAAGGTTCGATCGTTAAACCGGATAAAAATTACGGAACGGTCGATTTAAATCAGGCGGAAATGCAGGGTGGATCCTTTTTCTGGCTGTGGCCTAACTTGATGTTGACCATTTATCCAGGTCCCGGAAATATGGCAACCATTCAAATGGTTCCGATTGATCACGAAACGACTTTGGCTGTTTACACATATTATTTCCGCGATGAGAATTTGACTCAGGAAGAGAAAGATCTTGTTACGTTTGCCGAACAAGTCCGACAGGAAGATGTGGAACTTGTAGAGCTGGAACAAATAGGTTTCCGCTCCCGTGCCTTTAACAAAGGTAGATATTCCTCTTCGGAAAAAGCAATTGTTCAATTTCATGAAATGGTATTGGAGGCCCTAAATGAGTAA
- a CDS encoding ferredoxin has protein sequence MATYTIVDQETCIACGACGATAPEIFDYDDEGIAFSILDANTGITEVSEDLEEDLEDAFDGCPTDSIKLATEPFANIPVTAG, from the coding sequence ATGGCTACATACACAATAGTTGATCAGGAGACATGTATCGCTTGCGGGGCATGTGGAGCGACTGCACCGGAAATTTTCGATTATGACGATGAAGGAATCGCTTTTTCAATCCTGGATGCCAACACAGGAATAACTGAAGTATCCGAAGATCTGGAGGAGGACTTGGAGGATGCTTTTGATGGTTGTCCGACAGATTCGATTAAGTTGGCGACGGAACCTTTCGCCAATATACCAGTGACAGCCGGTTGA